From the genome of Vitis riparia cultivar Riparia Gloire de Montpellier isolate 1030 chromosome 2, EGFV_Vit.rip_1.0, whole genome shotgun sequence:
TGAGAAGAGATACGTGAATGCGAAAGAGCCAAAGGCCAAAACAGGGTGCGTGGTGTCATGTTGTGATTGGAAAGCCAACCTCACGTCCATTGACGCGTATTGGGAAGACGTTATACAAGGAAAGAGCGCTTACGCGCTTTGGCCTCACATCACATTATATAGGAAACACATACCGATTGATGATGGCGGGGTAAAagctaaaaataaagaaacaaagaaacaaagaaagaaaaagcaagGGAGAAAAAGAGTTAAAGGCAAAAAGAAGaggagaaggaggaggaggaagaatcGAAGTTTGATTGGACTGTGTGTATTAAACAACAAAGGGAAAAGGGGAAAAGGGTTAGCGAGGAATTGGAAGATGGGAGCGGTATCCATGGAGTCATTACCACTGGGATTCAGATTCAGGCCCACCGACGAGGAGCTCATCAACCACTACTTGAAGTTGAAGATCGAAGGGCGTCATTCGGAGGTGGAGGTTATTCGGGAACTTGATGTTTGCAAATGGGAGCCTTGGGATTTGCCTGGCCTCTCCATGATCAAGGCAGATGATCCGGAGTGGTTCTTCTTCTGCCCTCGTGATAGGAAGTACCCAAACGGCCGTCGTTCCAACCGGGCCACCGACGCCGGTTACTGGAAAGCTACTGGCAAGGACCGTACCATTAAGTCTCGCAAGTCTTCCGCTTCGATTGGCATGAAGAAGACCCTTGTTTTCTATAAGGGCCGTGCTCCCAAGGGTCAGCGCACCAACTGGATCTTCCATGAGTACCGTGTCATCGACTCTGCTTCTGATTCTTCCCAGGTAAcactcttttctctctcttgtaGCTTTCTTCACCTGCAAGTTTCCTTAGCTTGTGCTTGTTTTCATGGATTTGGAATTCGAATCGTACCCTCCAATCCCTGAATTGACTTTACTTCCCCTAAGTTTCTAATTTCTGAATATAAATTCaacctcaaaatcaaaattttgaactgCAACGAATTAGAGTTCCCCTTCTAATCCCATCGTTTAAATTCATCTCATCACAACAGTTGAATAATGAGTAGTATTTCAggattaatttgttgtttttgagaacaacaATGAGAACACTTCTATAGGTTTTGAAAACCAGTAAAAGTACACCCAAAATGATAAGAGTAAATAGTTTCTTAATTCCTTCTCTGATAAAAAGGGAACTATATGAAGCCTTCCTCCGTGGTTTCTGACTGTGTTGGGTTCCCTGAGGTCCATCTCAGGTGGCAAGGGGTTGGGTGTCATTGGCCTAACTTGCCTCTCAGTTTTTGAAGGGTCACCATCCCTTGAGATTTTGAGATAGTGTCATTAATATccttttatcaaatatcaagcATTATGGGTATTTCTAAAGCCTTTCTTGTTCCCTGCCAAACTATTAGCTAACATTGAAGTCAAGGAAAAACTAtcacctcaaattttaaatgaaatgggATGGGCTGTGTTTGTCAGCAAGGGGTAAACATAGTGAGTCAGGGCTTGTTGAGATCATCAAAATATAGGATTAAAAACtctgaaatgaaaataatttaaacaatagTTTATACTGTCATGGAAATTGTGTAAAGCCAGAAACCAAAATGCTTTTGAAGCTTTCAGACATGTAGGCTTTGAAGTTGTGCCAAAAAATGCATTGTTAGGGTTCTGTTGGTCTAATATAAAATTGGGTCTTGGTTTATGTATGAGTGTCAGATTTGTCTGATCCCTTGATTGTGGGACGTAGGGGGCACAAATAAGCTTATctaatttcccttttttctcaTTCTATAATTCTACCCCCTACGCTAAGATGGaatgtataattaaaaatatccaaTGAGAATGTCAGGTTATTTAGAATTACATAggagtttatttttctttttctatttctttattgAACACACTTGGTGGGTACATATTTGGCCAATAAGCATGTGAAATATAGATCCCACGCCTCCCTTGTCATATCATGTCCAATAGAGTATTTCCCGTATTTTGAGCGGCTCATCTTACATCCTAGTGGAAAAGAAAGCAAGTAGGggaagaaaatttcaaaatataatatggTAACCTCCAATAGGccattttgtttaaaataaatttatggtcAATCTGTGAAATGGGTAAAGTGGTGTGCATTTAGAAATTCCATGAGCTGAATTCTGTCAGGTGAATTCATCTTATATGCTTCAAACATCGGTGTGCATGCTGAAATTTGAGGATTGAGATATGGATTGAATCAGGATCAACGGTTGGGTACTCATCAAATTCATGTCAAGGGAGACTTGAAGATTTTGGTTTCAACAGTGAAACAAAACTGTTGAACCATGGAACTAATGAGCCCCACCTCACATGAGAATGGGAACAAATTCTTCATCTCTGTAATTAAAGAACCATCATAGATATATGGAATCCAAGAAGGCAGTCAAACCTGATATTCACTGttgattttattagttttaatattGACCAGCTGTACTGACATTTCAAACCCATTTTGTTCCTTATTTACTTTCTGCAGGGTGCCTATGTTCTGTTTCGTTTGTTCTACAAGCCAAATGAGAGGATTGATAATCCAAAGTATGATGAAGTAGAGCCTACGGGCTTGTCTCCTGTGACAACCAAGTCTTCTCCAGGTGACACATCATCAGATCTTGTTCAAGAAACAGAAATGTCAGATACACCGACTGGGGGGGAATCAGAAAATATTGAGAGATGGCTGAATGATAAATCAGACAATGTCACTCCTACTGCTCCTGTACCTGTTGAGAGCTGCTGCAATGGCTACATACCTTCTGATGTGGAAGACCATGTAGCAGAAGTAGAAGAACAAGTTTCAGAGGTGAGAAACAGGGATTTTAGCTTGTCACTGTGCTTCATTTTTAGTATATTGactttattattataagaaacTCAGTGAACAGACCTTGGTTATTCTTCCTATTATTTTAGGTTTATCCACCGCTGGGAGAAGATTCAAGGTCGTATGATGGTCAAATAGATTGCAAGGTTTTCTCTCCAGAATCGCAGCTTTACCCAGAGCTAGCCACAGCCTACATGAGTTCACCTTTTTCCAGTGACTTTGGTGATGGTCAGACTGGATTGCGTTTTCAGGATGGGGCTAGTGAGCCGGAGGTATGCCTCACAGAGTTTTGGGATGAAATCTTCAATAACCATGATGAATGCTCTGGCGAAGAGTCCAACAGTCAGAAGAACTCAGCTGTTGGAAGTGAGACCCTGGTGCCCGGTCAAGTTTCTCTGTTACCTAATAGACCACATGGAGACTCTCATACTAAAAATGGTGGATCAAACAGTGACACTGACACTGATATGGCTCAAATGCAGGTACAATAACTACTTTTATAAATTGCAATGAAAGTTCAAGCACCAAAATTTTGAGCTGTTTTATCCCTTAGGTGGTACATCTGATTTAACTTTAAAAGGGGTTCATGGTAGTATTTAACCATAGATTTATAATACACGggtttttttatacatataataCAACAAAATCGCATGAAATAGATTTATATTTGCTTTTGCATATCTTATCTGTGACTTCATCTCATTAGATGTGAACAAGGCAAAGTATTGTTTTCAAAGTGCTTCAGAAAAGCTTTAAAGGCTTTCTTTTACTCTCTCTTCGGGAAAATCTTCTCCACAGAGCCATTTATTTTATGCTCTCCAGTTAAATAGTGCCTTATCAGTATTTTcctttgaataattttaaaagcttGTGGAGAAGTTGCTGCTATGCTTGTATAGCTTCTGTCCTTTTTCAGAAAGGAAAATTGGGAAATGAATGCTTTTTGGGGCTTATGAATTCTGttttcatgctttttttttGAGACAATAGGATTTTGTATACATCTTGTTAACTGATGCAACCGAATGTCTTATATATTTGGAGTGCATTGAATTTCCAAAGTTTCATTTCCATAGCTTTAGATTTTAtgcaaatatttttctttttcttttaattttggttAAAACGTGTATTGAAGATACATTTTTCTTAATACAAACATTGATGGGTATATGACTTGATAAGTGTGTGGTCATACCTTCACCTTTTGGTCACTTTACATGGTTGATTGGTGGTTACCTTAGTCAGGGAgaaattctaattatttataaaattaatccaTTGTGCTTTTCCCTTTTACACCAGTATGATCCGGAAATGAGAGCTTCCAAGTGGTCCGATGAGTATATTGTTGGCAAGGATCACTTGCAAATGGATGTATCTCCTGGATATCACCAACCTCAAGCGTCATTCCATTTCCCAGAATTCAAAAGTGGTAACATTGGTGCTCTTGGGGATGATTCTATTGGACGAGATGCTTCATCTGCTGTTTCTGCTATGGCTTCATTAGATGCTTTACTCAATAATCTGGAGGAATCATCTACTCAGAAGAATCATGTTAATTATGGTGGTGATCCTGTTGGTGGAACTGGAATCAAGATCAGAACCCGCCAGCCACTACAACGACAAATGCCTGACAACTTTGTAACACAGGGCATTGCTCCTAGAAGAATCCGCTTGCAGGTGCACAAAGTGATGTATGCAAGCAGCAATGACGAACAAGAAGCCCAGCCAACTCTCAAGGAGGTAAGCTCTGTTActgaaactaaataaaattcaGATGGTTTTTCTTCTCCAATTAGAAACCATGTAATATTAGTGTCTGCAGGTTGGAGAAGGCAGAGAACATCCTCCTACATCTGACGGCCCAGAGAAAGAGTGCTGCCTTTCTGACAGTATCGTTGGGGCAACCAGTAGAGGATTAAAACTGAGATTGAGGGTGAACAGGGATGGTGAATCTGAAGGTGAATCTGACAACTTCCAGGTGAAGCCATCAGCATTTTTGGAGACAGTCCCTGCACGCCGTGGCCCAAGTACCTTGTTAGTATGTACAGTCAGCTTATCTCTAGTTATAACCCTGTTCCTATTCTTAACAGGGACCTGGAGATACCTTAGGTCTTACATGTTGCATGGATAAGACTACACACTGTATATGTCTGGATGGTCTTATACAATGATAGTTTTGCAGGTGGTCTTCATAGCTTAgggtatttctttttttcctttcggTAATACGAACAGCCCTCCTTTTGTACATCCTGGTCTAGTTGTGCTTAGTTTTGTAATTTAAAAGTGGGAACCAATGTAGTAACAGATCACTTCTACTTTTATTTCTGGATTGCCTTCCTATGAACTTCAAGAGGCACTAAACTATATGTGGTCGGAGTTTGTATGAATAGGGT
Proteins encoded in this window:
- the LOC117927722 gene encoding protein NTM1-like 9, whose amino-acid sequence is MGAVSMESLPLGFRFRPTDEELINHYLKLKIEGRHSEVEVIRELDVCKWEPWDLPGLSMIKADDPEWFFFCPRDRKYPNGRRSNRATDAGYWKATGKDRTIKSRKSSASIGMKKTLVFYKGRAPKGQRTNWIFHEYRVIDSASDSSQGAYVLFRLFYKPNERIDNPKYDEVEPTGLSPVTTKSSPGDTSSDLVQETEMSDTPTGGESENIERWLNDKSDNVTPTAPVPVESCCNGYIPSDVEDHVAEVEEQVSEVYPPLGEDSRSYDGQIDCKVFSPESQLYPELATAYMSSPFSSDFGDGQTGLRFQDGASEPEVCLTEFWDEIFNNHDECSGEESNSQKNSAVGSETLVPGQVSLLPNRPHGDSHTKNGGSNSDTDTDMAQMQYDPEMRASKWSDEYIVGKDHLQMDVSPGYHQPQASFHFPEFKSGNIGALGDDSIGRDASSAVSAMASLDALLNNLEESSTQKNHVNYGGDPVGGTGIKIRTRQPLQRQMPDNFVTQGIAPRRIRLQVHKVMYASSNDEQEAQPTLKEVGEGREHPPTSDGPEKECCLSDSIVGATSRGLKLRLRVNRDGESEGESDNFQVKPSAFLETVPARRGPSTLLVCTVSLSLVITLFLFLTGTWRYLRSYMLHG